A segment of the Lolium perenne isolate Kyuss_39 chromosome 3, Kyuss_2.0, whole genome shotgun sequence genome:
TGCGGGTAAGCCCTTTGGTGTTTCTGAGAGGTTAGTTTGGTGTCAAGCATGGGGGACAACAGGGATTTGGCCAAGGCTCTGGAGAAGCTGGCAGAACTTATCACTACCAAAGGAGATGGAAGAGGAGGATCTGCTGGAGGGGGAGCAATCGTTCCCCATACCAACATCGGTCAGAAACTTGAGCTGTCGGCGAATGAGATCAAGTTGGAAGGAGTGGCCAACTATCTCCGGTGGTCAAGGAGGGCGCTGTTGATTTTGAACTCGAAAGGGCTGGATGAACGTGTGAGTGGTGAAGCTGCAGAACCAGCGGACAAGGCCACCCGTAATGGAAACAGGTGGAATGCCACAAATTCTACGATTGTGGCATGGTTGCTTAACTCTTTGGTTCCTAACATTGCTTGCTTACGTAGAGGCACTCAAAAAAGCAACAGAGGTATGTGACACCTTATCAAACCCGTATTCGGAAAGGGGAACATTATGTTGATTCTTGAGATTGAGGATAAAGTGCATGACTTGCAACAAGGAAACAAAGCTGTGATGGCATATGTGGCTGAGTTGCGGCATCTTTGGGGAGATTTAGATCATGTTGATCCTCCGGAACTTGCCCATGGGGAATGTGTGAGGTGCCGCAAAAGGCTGGATTGAACGTCGGCGAGTCATGAAGTTTTTGAAAGGTCTCAATCAAGATTTTGAGGGGAGAAGGGCTGCTTTACTGCATCAAACCACTACCCCTTCTCTCAAAGAAGCCATTGCAGCTATGTCCAGAGAGGAAGTGCGTCTGAATATGACAAAGGGAAGCGATTCTGTCTCGCATCCGACCTTCTACACTACCGAGAGACAAGAGATGAGAGACTGCTATACTTGTGGACAAAAGGGACACTTGAAGCATCAATGTACCTCCTTTGCTACACCCAGTAGGGGGAGAGGAGGATACACACATGGCAGAGGAAGAGGTGATGGCAGAGGTGGTGGACAGCCATATGGACAGCAGTATGGAAGAGGTGGTGGACAGCAGTATGGCAGAGGTGGTGGACAGCCATATGGACATCAGTATGGGAGAGGTGGTGGACAACCATATGGACAACAATATGGCAGGGTGGTGGACAAAGACGCTATATCACCCAAGGCACATATGGCAGCAGCTTCAGAGCCAGCTACCAATACCTCTCAGGGACAATCAAAGGAAGAAGGACAGAATGAAGCAACCTTTGGGAACTTTGCTCACTATGTCTACAAAGATGAAGGTAATATTGATTGAGTTTCTATAGCCACTCATAATGCTAATTCAGATTGGAttcttgattctggagcatccaaACATGTTACTGGGAATATTAGTGAGTTTGAATCTTATACTAAGTATCCTCCCACACATAGAGGCACTATCCAAACAGCAGATGGCACAAAGACAATCTATAAAAGGAGGGGCTCGGTGCAATGTACACCCAACATAAAATTGTCACCAGTTCTACGTGTTCACCTTTTCAAAGAATCTGCTATCCCTAAGTGCCCCGATTGATCAGCAAGACTACCGTATAATAGTTGTgagatatatgtgtttaattcagAAAGGGAGAGCAAACAGGAAGATTGGGACTGCAACCAGGCATAGAGGTCTTTGGCACATAGATCATGACAAGATGGGGCATGATGCTAGTTCTGTGTTTGTTGCGATTGTTGGAGGAAAGGAGAGTATGGCCCCAGTACATCATTGTCGAATGGCCCACATGGCATATGATAAAATGTTTCGAGTTTTTCCCGATGTAATGAATGGAGTGGACAAAACCAAATTATGTTGTGATGCCTGCGAATATGTTAAGCATACGAGAACCTCTTATGTTAGCAGAGGGATCGAGAAGTGTATCCCCATTTGTGTTAGTGCACTCGATGTATGGACGTGTCTGTTGTGTCGATAAGTGGCATGAAGTACTTTGTGACTTTTATTGACCTGCTATTCCAGAATGACTTGGATTTATCTTATGCGTCACAAAGATGAAGTGTTCACTTGTTTTCGTAGTTTTTGTGCCTATGTGAAGAACCAATTCAATGTTCGGTGCAAGTGATCGTAAGTGATAATGGTACTGAATATATCAACAAACCTTTGCTGATTTCTTATCTTCGCAAGGTATACCGCACTGCACTTCTTGTCCCGACACTCCTCCCGAGAATGGAGTTGCTGAGCGGAAGAATAGGCACATTCTTGAAGTGGCTCGATctcttatgtttaccatgaatgttCCTAAATTCTTATGGAGTGAGGCGATTATGATCGCTACGTATTTGATCAACGTAATGCCTTCAAAGATTCTAGGTATGCGCCTCCTTGCCAACTCCTTCTAAATAACAATGATTTTGTTGTACCACCCAAACTCTTTGGCTGTACATGTTTTGTAAGGGATCACAGACCGTCTGTTGGCAAGCTAGATCATCGGGCTATCAAATGTATCTTTATTGGCTATTCCTCCAGACAAAAGGGTTACAAGTGTTGGAGTCCCACTGACAGGAGGACATTTGTAAGCATGGATGTTACGTTTCGCGAGTCGTAACCATTTTATGACGGTGAGAATGATCTTAGTGGCTTGTTCTGTGGGCTTGACCATCTTGGTGATGCTCAAGAGGGGGAGCAACAGCCGGTGGTGATCAAGAGCAGCAAGATGGTGACCAACGGCAACATCAACAAATTCCTCTTGTAGCGGAGATTCCTCGCAATTCTGGTACACCTACACCGCCTAGACCCGTACCACCACAAAGATGGGCTGCAGAATCCACTTGTGTACTCTAGAAGACAAGTACAAAGGGAGCAAGTAGATCTTGTGGAGGAGCAACAAGACCGGGGGCGGGGGGAGCAACCTATTGGACCTGAAAATCAAGAAAGCACAAATGTAGATTCTGCTGAGGAGAATCAATCTCAGACTGAGTCCAATAATAGCCTAGACTTGCCAATTGCAATAAGAAAAGGGGTAAGGAAAGTTGGGCCCCCAAAGCGACTAAGTTATGATGTCTATGACGTAGGAAATTATATTTCTTACGAGGCATTGTCACCCTCTTTTCGGGCTTTTGTTGCTTCACTTCAAACTGTATGTCTGTTCCTAAGGATTGGAAGGCGACCGAGTTGGACCCGAGATGGTGCAATGCTATGATGGAAGAATTGGAGGCcttgaagaaaaataaaacatgggagTTGGAGATCTCCCTAAAGGAAAGAATACAAGAGGTTGTAAGTGGATCTATTCTCAGAAACAAAATGCGTAAGGAAAAGTGGAGAGATATAAGGCAAGACTTGTGGCAAGAGGATATAGCCGGACTTATGgcattgactatgatgagacgttTGCACAGTGGCAAAAATGAGCACCTTTGTCGAATATTGATCTCTTGTGCAAAGAAATTTCGGATGGCCCTTGCATCAACTTGATGTCAAAAATGCATTTCGCATGGTGATCTTCAAGAGGAGGTGTATATGGAGATGCCACCAGGATTTGTCGGACACAAACTAAAGGGAAGGTATGTAGACTCAAGAAAtctctatatggtctcaaacaatctCCACGGGCCTGGTTTGATAGGTTTAGACAAGTGGTGTGTGGCATGGGATATGGTCAATGCAATGGAGACCATACCTTATTTCTGCATATCTGATGCGTAAAATCACTATCCTTGTtgtgtatgttgatgatattattatcacgggagatgatgatgttgaaatCGCAAAGCGAAAGGATGCTTGAGTCAAGCCTTTGAGGTGAAAGATTTGGGAAAACTTAAATACTTCCTTGGAATAGAAGTTGCAAGATCGTCAAAAGGGATAGCACTATCTCAAAGAAAGTATACATTGGATCTCTTAGATGATATGGGCATGTTGGGGTGCCGAGTGGCTTCAACccctattgaccaaaataataaaATCACAGCAGAGTCTGGAGAACCCATAGACAAGGAGAAATATCAAAGACTTGTTGGAAGACTAATATACTTATGCCACACAAGACCAGATATATCATTTGCAGTGAGTGTAGTGAGTCGCTATATGCATGATCCGAGGGATGGACACTTGGAAGCAGCTCAAAGAATCTTGAGATACTTGAAAGGCACTCCGGGAAAAGGATTGTGGTTTAAAAGTAATGGACACCTAAATGTAGATGGATATTGTGATGCAGATTGGGCTAGCTGCCTAGATGACCGAAGATCCACCTCAGGGTATTGTGTTTTTGTTGGAGGAAATTTGGTGTCATggagaagtaagaaacaatctGTTGTCTCGAAATCAACAGCCGAAGCAGAGTACAGAGCTATGTCACAGGGCCTGGGTGAAATGTTGTGGGTACGAAGCCTTCTAAGAGAGCTGAAAATTTTAAGGCAAGGAAGCTTGAAAGTGTGGTGTGATAATATGTCTGCCATAAAATAGCAAACAACCCTGTCCAGCATGAGCGCACCAAACATGTGGAGATAGACAGATTTTTCATTAAAGAAAAGATTGATGCAGGGATTATCTCATTGGCTTATGTGAGATCAAGACAACAAGTGGCAGACTGTTTAACAAAAGGACTAGGATCAAAGGAGTGTAATCGTGCCTGTGACAAGATGGGGATGATTGACATTTATCACCCATCTTGAGGGGGGGTGTTGGAGTATCTGTTGGGCTATCTTCTTGTTCTCTGTTGTGGCCCATCTGGCCCAGCCCAGCCGTGACCTATATAAGTTGCTTCTATCTCTGTAACCCTAAGCTGAGAGAGTTCCTCCCTGTAGCCTCCTtctacctcaggttaggccctcacCTTTGTCCACAATTAATTATTATCCGAAGCAAAAAAAGAAAGTGGCAAAGTGGAGGTAATAGACAGATTTAATTCTTAGTTTACAAAAAAAATACAGGGTTAATGCAGTTAGTGGTGGAAATTCATCTTACCGAACAATTGACAAGTAGTTGTGATTGACCAAAGTAGACAAAGTGAGCACTATTTGTGAAATGAGGTGGCATGTGTTTCAGTGGAGGGAAAAGAATACACACGGGAAAGAAAGGATAACAGGCAATAATATTTCCCCTCCGAGTCCTGCTGCTGGTAGAGAAACCTTAATTTAACTGAGAAGTGGAGAATGGATTTTCCATCTCTACGTGATCCACCTTGGAAAAAAAAGAATCATCATACTGTTGGAATCCTCAGTGGCTGGTTTAGTTCCTTAGATCGTAAATTATAATTTTCGCCAGTTTTTTCTTCTTGatcccaaagaaaaaaaaaaagagggagactaTTTGGTTTCTGTGATCGTTCATTTTCTCTTTAACTAGATTAATTGTATCCATGAAGTAAAATTCTTGTCTTTTCCCGGCCCTCTATCTAGATCGAGGGGGCAAGACATGAGGGTGGCAAAGGCGATAGCATATGGGATGTATTTGCAGATAAAAAAGGTTTGTTTCATCTAGATTATAATTTATTTTGTTGAATATATCTATTTAATTAATAGTCCACATTTAAATGCTTTATCAGAGCATATCCTAGATGGAAGCTCTGGAGAAGTTGCAGTTGATCATTACCATCGATACAAGGTGTTGTTATTATAATCATTATCATATCCATCCCATTGTtgtatttttgtattttgtaaAATAAGGTTTCTCTTTCTTTTGCTTGAGAGAGATGTTCTAGATATCATATTTCTGCATACCTTGTTTCCTAGATCCTTAATTCGTTGTTTGAACTATTTGGGTACAGGAAGACATTGCGCTCATGGCCAAGTTGGGTTTTCGTGCTTATAGATTTTCCATATCTTGGTCACGGATATTTCCTGGTACATTTTTTTGTTGGATTATGATTGACATATTAATACACCTCCAGATTGTATTGAGCAATTCCAGCTTTCCCCTCGATATGCTCTTCTTGTCTATTCTTATCAGTCGTTCCTCATCTGAGTTTATAAGTTTACTGTTACTGTAGATGGCCTAGGGAAGGAGATCAATGAGCAAGGAGTTGCTTTCTATAACAATCTTATAGATTTCATGATCGAGAAAGGTGCCACATGATTTACAAAATGCCCTCAAAGTTACTATTCATCTAGTTATTCACCACCCTTCTGCGGCCCCATTTCAGGTATTCAGCCTTATGCAACTCTGTATCACTGGGATCTTCCAAATAACCTTCACCAGACTATGGGGGGTTGGCTTTCGGACAAGATTGTGTAAGTCAATGCAGGCATATTAAATTAAGCTGATGAATTTGTAAATACAGTTAAATGCCAACAAGACATACTACATATGGAACATTTACCTAAGAAACGTTGCGTTATTCCAAAGTGCTTCTTATTAAATTTTATGTTTCCATCTGATTGTATTGGCTGTCAAAATGTTTCAGAGAGTACTTCGCATTATATGCAGAAGCCTGCTTTGCAAATTTTGGCGATAGAGTTAAGCATTGGATGACAATCAATGAACCTCTTTCAACATCCCTCAGTGGTTATGCGAACGGAAATTTTGCACCCGGAGTATGTGAAAGTGAAGCTGGTGAACCTTTCTTGGCCGCCCATCACCAGATCTTAGCGCATGCTGCTTCTGTTGATGTCTACAGAAGAAAATTTAAGGCATGTTAATTTTCCATTTGAAGTACCATCATTGCGCCAGTTTGTTTGCAGTACCTTTGTTGATGATTTACATATGTAGGCTTTACAAGGTGGCCAAGTTGGGTTTGTTGTTGATTGTGTATGGGCAGAGCCAGCGTCTGATAAAATGGAAGATCAGGATGCTGCAGCACGATTTATAGACTTTCTACTTGGATGGTAAAGTGTATGCTTACATTTTCACAGAATACAAATAAAATGTCCTATACTTGTTACCTTTTTCTCACAGAACCTGTATTTTTGTTCATATAATGCAGACACGCCTTCAGATTCATGAAGCCTATGATTTGATTTGATTCACATTTCATGATTATAATTTCTTTTCTTGAAGGTACCTGGACCCAATATACTTTGGTGATTATCCAGAAAGCATGCGGCAGAGATTGGGCGATCGTCTTCCAAAATTCTCAGCGAAAGATCGTGAATTTATCAGGAACAAAATTGATTTTATTGGATTAAATAACTATACATCAAGATTCATTGCTAATCAGACAAACCCGCAGGGAAAACAGATCCATTTTTATCATGCTCAACAGACAAAGATGATGGGTATTATGCTTCAGCTATTGAGGACTTATCTTTTCTTGTTTATTAAAACAAGTGCAGCACAACCTGAATGATGCAGGGCTAGCTATAAAATATAGTACGTAAACAACAGACATGATAGACTATTTCACCTTGCTGATTAGGAAGAATAGCCATTCTCCCACTAAACATAGTCTATTTTGCTCTTTGTGTCCGTTTACTCTTGCAGCGTTATATAAATCAATATAGGCATATAAGACAGAACTACATTTATTGCTGAAATTTGATCTGAATATTGTGTATCACTTTAGATCATACAAAGTTGCCCCTTGCCAGGTTTCCTATCCTCACAGAATATTTCAATCTAACACTCGTTCCTTTTGGCAGACAAATCGAGTAGCGGTGAAGGAATTGGTGAAAGAGTAAATACTTGAGTACTTTTCATTCATGTAGCTCCAGCGATATCTCGTAACATATTATCTCAATATTCGTGCAGGCTGCGTCTAATTGGCTTTATATAGTTCCTTGGGGTATTCGGAAAATGATTAACCATGTCGCAAAGAAATATGACAATCCAATAATATATATAACAGAGAATGGTAAGGCTTCCATGCTCCTAAGATGGTGCGTTTTATTATATTTGAGAATGGATGGGGAATTTTCATTATATGAGAACCATTATAATCCTTGATTGTTCTTTCAAGTTTCCAATACACATCTTTCATATATGCGTCCATGATATGAAATTGTCACATTTCCTGCATATGTTTGTTAAATGGTTGAGTCCCATACCTATGTAGTTCACATAATATAGAGCATGTAGATTCGTTGAATCGCGTACCTATGTGCTTCACATAATATAGAGTGTGTGTATTGTCTTGATTTGTTTTTAATTTATGGTTTGCAAATTGCAATGGAACATGCTTTGTGTTTATGCTTACTGTATCTTATAAAATTGGGAATGCATAGTGACAGAAAGATAAGTTCATTCCCAGATAATGCTCCCTGATATTTAAATGCAAAATGTAAATCAATCACATTCTCCCTACCACTTGTCCGTTTCATCTATCACAAACCACGAACTAATCCTTATTTTTGAAAGGGTGATGAACCCCGGCctttgcatcgattgatgcacacATCCATATATTATTGGTTACTCAACAATGTCAAGCATTGATGATGAACAAATCAGCTACCAAAAAACCCGATAATGCTCCCTGATATTTAAATGCAAAATGTAAAGCAATCACATTCTCCCTACCACTTGTCTGCTTTATTTATCGCAAACTATGAACCAGTCCTTATTTTTGAAAGGGTGATGAAGCCCGGCCTTTTCCTCGATTGATGCACACATTCATATATTATTGATTATTCAATAATGTCAAGCATTGATGATGAACTAATCGGCTACCAAAAAACCTGGGCCATCCAAAATTGATCCGCCTTATGACAGTATGTTCACAATCCTACCACAAACCCTATAACATATGACCGaccaataaaaagtacactacttCTAGACAAAGCCTTTTAAAGAAAGATCGTTGCACATGCACCGATGTTCTTGATTCCAACCAAAGGTTTAACTTGGGATTTTCATCTCTGTGGCCAAGCTTAGAGCCAACACTTTTCACGTAAGCGCGCCGAAAGCAGAAATATAATATTTTATTATTACACTACTTAATATCCAGCTAGCATAGTTTTTGTTTGTCTGATACTGATGTAATATTTGCTAACTAAACTATCAAGAAACCAACCTTGTTTATGAATGATGCTCTTATGTAGTTAAATTTCTGTAGGCATGGATGACGAAGATGATCCATCAGCAACACTTGATCAGGTCTTAAATGATACAAAGCGGGTTGGATTCTTCAAAGGATATGTTAGTGGAGTCGCAGAAGCAATAAGGTAAGTTTGTTTCTGTTTGCCGCATCAGTAACACCATGTAATCGAAACaactaaaatattgatgccactaATTAATTTGGTAACTGTTGACATACAGGGATGGTGCCGATGTTCGTGGGTACTTTGCATGGTCATTCTTGGATAACTTTGAGTGGGCGATGGGATTCACCAAGAGGTTTGGGATTGTCTATGTTGATTATAAGAATGGGCTCTCCCGACACCCTAAAGCATCAGCCATGTGGTTTTCACGCTTCTTGAACGGCGAGGCTGCTGACAACAGACCTGACACAAACTAAGTCCATCGTCACCAaggtgctaaaattatatctagaTGTTCCTGCCAATGctatatctatctagtattcaCAGCTTCACAGTTGTTATTTCTTGGTGTGCCATAATGtttttttccgggaaggagaataAACCCTGCACATCCACACATCGATATATTTCTTTTTGTTGGAAAACAATGCCATGCAAAGTCAAGCATTGATGCCAAACAAGTTGTCTTACAGAATAACTCGAGTATCTGAACTTGATGGCCTCAGCAACTTTGAGTGGGCAACAGGATTGATACACCAAGAGGGGTCTAGTAGTGTACAAGAATGGGCTTTTGCAACATTTTGACGTATCAGCCATGTGGTTCTCGATCACACTTGTCGCTGAAAACAAAGACGGCACGAACTGAGCCATCCCTCAGCAAGTAAATAAATATTACACAGTGATTGTTTTCCCTGTTATTGTACTGTACTGTAGTTGGCAGTGTATATACTCAAGATAATAGTTGCATCCCATCTCTGATGCTCTGTACGGTCTGCCATTAATCCAATGAATATGTTTGCTGCTTGAGTGCTGCTGATGTATTAACCTTGTAGATTGGCCCTTCATAGGTCCCTATAAGCAATTACCAGTAA
Coding sequences within it:
- the LOC127345030 gene encoding beta-glucosidase 4 yields the protein MESRGRGGEAAGEVTRADFPEGFVFGVATSAYQIEGARHEGGKGDSIWDVFADKKEHILDGSSGEVAVDHYHRYKEDIALMAKLGFRAYRFSISWSRIFPDGLGKEINEQGVAFYNNLIDFMIEKGIQPYATLYHWDLPNNLHQTMGGWLSDKIVEYFALYAEACFANFGDRVKHWMTINEPLSTSLSGYANGNFAPGVCESEAGEPFLAAHHQILAHAASVDVYRRKFKALQGGQVGFVVDCVWAEPASDKMEDQDAAARFIDFLLGWYLDPIYFGDYPESMRQRLGDRLPKFSAKDREFIRNKIDFIGLNNYTSRFIANQTNPQGKQIHFYHAQQTKMMDKSSSGEGIGERAASNWLYIVPWGIRKMINHVAKKYDNPIIYITENGMDDEDDPSATLDQVLNDTKRVGFFKGYVSGVAEAIRDGADVRGYFAWSFLDNFEWAMGFTKRFGIVYVDYKNGLSRHPKASAMWFSRFLNGEAADNRPDTN